In Anguilla rostrata isolate EN2019 chromosome 1, ASM1855537v3, whole genome shotgun sequence, a genomic segment contains:
- the LOC135235595 gene encoding heterogeneous nuclear ribonucleoprotein R isoform X1, with protein sequence MSWPSTGSMAAEVNGNSAPVKDDEEPMDTSTAHTENYQTLIDAGLPQKVAESLDNIFQTGLVAYADLDERAIDALREFNEEGALSVLQQFKESDLSHVQNKSAFLCGVMKTYRQREKQGSKVQESTKGPDESKIKALLERTGYTLDVTTGQRKYGGPPPEEVYSGLQPGVGTEVFVGKIPRDLYEDELVPLFEKAGPIWDLRLMMDPLSGQNRGYAFITFCNKDAAQEAVKLCDNYEIRSGKYLGVCISVANNRLFVGSIPKNKTRESILEDFSKVTEGLMEVILYHQPDDKKKNRGFCFLEYEDHKSAAQARRRLMSGKVKVWGNPVTVEWADPVEEPDPEVMAKVKVLFVRNLATPVTEELLEKTFSQFGKLERVKKLKDYAFVHFEDRDAAVKAMQEMNGKELEGEEIEIVLAKPPDKKRKERQAQRQTTRNTGYDDYYYYPPPRMPPPPVRGRGRGGRGGYAYPPDYYGYEEYYDDYYGYDYHDYRGGYEDPYYGYDDGGYSSRGRGSRVSRGAPLPPRGRGAPPPRGRGGGGGGGGYVQRGGAPMGAARGGRGGRGGPSQQQRGRGARGARGNRGGNVGGKRKADGYNQPDSKRRQTNNQQNWGSQPIAQQPLQQGGDYSGNYGYNNDNQEFYQDSYGQQWK encoded by the exons GGTTGGTGGCGTACGCAGACCTGGACGAGAGGGCCATCGACGCCCTGCGAGAGTTTAACGAGGAGGGGGCTCTGTCCGTTCTACAGCAGTTTAAGGAGAGCGATTTGTCCCATGTGCAG aataaaagcgCGTTTCTCTGCGGCGTCATGAAGACGTACAGGCAGAGGGAGAAACAAGGAAGCAAAGTGCAGGAATCCACGAAGGGCCCCGACGAGTCCAAGATAAAG gctCTCCTGGAGAGGACGGGGTACACTCTGGACGTTACGACGGGACAGAGGAAGTACGGGGGACCCCCACCTGAGGAGGTGTACTCAGGACTGCAGCCTGGAGTCGGAACAGAG gtgtttgtgggTAAGATCCCGCGGGACCTGTACGAGGACGAGCTGGTGCCGCTGTTTGAGAAAGCGGGGCCCATCTGGGACCTGCGTTTGATGATGGACCCGCTCTCGGGCCAGAACCGCGGATACGCCTTCATCACCTTCTGCAACAAGGACGCGGCGCAGGAAGCCGTCAAGCTC TGTGACAACTACGAAATCCGGTCGGGTAAATACCTGGGCGTGTGCATCTCGGTGGCGAACAACCGTCTGTTTGTCGGATCGATCCCAAAGAACAAGACCAGGGAGAGCATCCTGGAGGACTTCAGCAAGGTGACAG AGGGCCTCATGGAGGTGATCCTGTACCACCAGCCGGACGACAAGAAGAAGAACCGCGGCTTCTGCTTCCTGGAGTACGAGGACCACAAGTCGGCGGCGCAGGCCCGCCGGCGGCTGATGAGCGGCAAGGTGAAGGTGTGGGGCAACCCCGTCACCGTGGAGTGGGCCGACCCCGTGGAGGAGCCCGACCCGGAGGTCATGGCCAAG GTGAAGGTTCTGTTCGTCAGGAACCTGGCCACGCCCGTCACGGAGGAGCTCTTGGAAAAGACCTTCTCTCAGTTCGGCAAACTGGAGCGGGTGAAGAAGCTGAAGGACTACGCCTTCGTCCACTTCGAAGACCGAGACGCCGCTGTAAAG GCGATGCAGGAGATGAATGGTAAGGAGCTGGAGGGCGAGGAGATCGAAATCGTCCTGGCAAAACCGCCGGAcaagaagaggaaagagaggcagGCGCAGAGACAGACCACCAGAAACACCGG GTACgacgactactactactaccctCCCCCGCggatgccgccgccgccggtgCGCGGGAGGGGccgcgggggccgggggggctaCGCCTACCCCCCCGACTACTACGGCTACGAGGAGTACTACGACGACTACTACGGCTACGACTACCACGACTACCGGGGCGGCTACGAGGACCCGTACTACGGCTACGACGACGGCGGCTACTCCtcccgggggcggggcagccggGTGAGCCGGggcgcccccctgcccccccgcggCCGGGGGGCTCCTCCCCCGCGCGGacgcggtggcggcggcggcggcgggggttACGTCCAGCGCGGGGGGGCGCCCATGGGAGCCGCGAGGGGGGGTCGCGGTGGCCGGGGCGGGCCGTCCCAGCAGCAGAGGGGCCGCGGGGCCCGGGGCGCCCGGGGAAACCGCGGCGGGAACGTCGGCGGGAAGCGGAAGGCCGACGGCTACAACCAGCCGGACTCCAAGCGCCGGCAGACCAACAACCAGCAGAACTGGGGCTCCCAACCCATCGCCCAGCAACCGCTGCAGCAAGGGGGCGACTATTCCGGTAACTATGGTTACAATAATGACAACCAGGAATTTTATCAGGATTCTTACGGGCAACAATGGAAGTag
- the LOC135235595 gene encoding heterogeneous nuclear ribonucleoprotein R isoform X2: MAAEVNGNSAPVKDDEEPMDTSTAHTENYQTLIDAGLPQKVAESLDNIFQTGLVAYADLDERAIDALREFNEEGALSVLQQFKESDLSHVQNKSAFLCGVMKTYRQREKQGSKVQESTKGPDESKIKALLERTGYTLDVTTGQRKYGGPPPEEVYSGLQPGVGTEVFVGKIPRDLYEDELVPLFEKAGPIWDLRLMMDPLSGQNRGYAFITFCNKDAAQEAVKLCDNYEIRSGKYLGVCISVANNRLFVGSIPKNKTRESILEDFSKVTEGLMEVILYHQPDDKKKNRGFCFLEYEDHKSAAQARRRLMSGKVKVWGNPVTVEWADPVEEPDPEVMAKVKVLFVRNLATPVTEELLEKTFSQFGKLERVKKLKDYAFVHFEDRDAAVKAMQEMNGKELEGEEIEIVLAKPPDKKRKERQAQRQTTRNTGYDDYYYYPPPRMPPPPVRGRGRGGRGGYAYPPDYYGYEEYYDDYYGYDYHDYRGGYEDPYYGYDDGGYSSRGRGSRVSRGAPLPPRGRGAPPPRGRGGGGGGGGYVQRGGAPMGAARGGRGGRGGPSQQQRGRGARGARGNRGGNVGGKRKADGYNQPDSKRRQTNNQQNWGSQPIAQQPLQQGGDYSGNYGYNNDNQEFYQDSYGQQWK, from the exons GGTTGGTGGCGTACGCAGACCTGGACGAGAGGGCCATCGACGCCCTGCGAGAGTTTAACGAGGAGGGGGCTCTGTCCGTTCTACAGCAGTTTAAGGAGAGCGATTTGTCCCATGTGCAG aataaaagcgCGTTTCTCTGCGGCGTCATGAAGACGTACAGGCAGAGGGAGAAACAAGGAAGCAAAGTGCAGGAATCCACGAAGGGCCCCGACGAGTCCAAGATAAAG gctCTCCTGGAGAGGACGGGGTACACTCTGGACGTTACGACGGGACAGAGGAAGTACGGGGGACCCCCACCTGAGGAGGTGTACTCAGGACTGCAGCCTGGAGTCGGAACAGAG gtgtttgtgggTAAGATCCCGCGGGACCTGTACGAGGACGAGCTGGTGCCGCTGTTTGAGAAAGCGGGGCCCATCTGGGACCTGCGTTTGATGATGGACCCGCTCTCGGGCCAGAACCGCGGATACGCCTTCATCACCTTCTGCAACAAGGACGCGGCGCAGGAAGCCGTCAAGCTC TGTGACAACTACGAAATCCGGTCGGGTAAATACCTGGGCGTGTGCATCTCGGTGGCGAACAACCGTCTGTTTGTCGGATCGATCCCAAAGAACAAGACCAGGGAGAGCATCCTGGAGGACTTCAGCAAGGTGACAG AGGGCCTCATGGAGGTGATCCTGTACCACCAGCCGGACGACAAGAAGAAGAACCGCGGCTTCTGCTTCCTGGAGTACGAGGACCACAAGTCGGCGGCGCAGGCCCGCCGGCGGCTGATGAGCGGCAAGGTGAAGGTGTGGGGCAACCCCGTCACCGTGGAGTGGGCCGACCCCGTGGAGGAGCCCGACCCGGAGGTCATGGCCAAG GTGAAGGTTCTGTTCGTCAGGAACCTGGCCACGCCCGTCACGGAGGAGCTCTTGGAAAAGACCTTCTCTCAGTTCGGCAAACTGGAGCGGGTGAAGAAGCTGAAGGACTACGCCTTCGTCCACTTCGAAGACCGAGACGCCGCTGTAAAG GCGATGCAGGAGATGAATGGTAAGGAGCTGGAGGGCGAGGAGATCGAAATCGTCCTGGCAAAACCGCCGGAcaagaagaggaaagagaggcagGCGCAGAGACAGACCACCAGAAACACCGG GTACgacgactactactactaccctCCCCCGCggatgccgccgccgccggtgCGCGGGAGGGGccgcgggggccgggggggctaCGCCTACCCCCCCGACTACTACGGCTACGAGGAGTACTACGACGACTACTACGGCTACGACTACCACGACTACCGGGGCGGCTACGAGGACCCGTACTACGGCTACGACGACGGCGGCTACTCCtcccgggggcggggcagccggGTGAGCCGGggcgcccccctgcccccccgcggCCGGGGGGCTCCTCCCCCGCGCGGacgcggtggcggcggcggcggcgggggttACGTCCAGCGCGGGGGGGCGCCCATGGGAGCCGCGAGGGGGGGTCGCGGTGGCCGGGGCGGGCCGTCCCAGCAGCAGAGGGGCCGCGGGGCCCGGGGCGCCCGGGGAAACCGCGGCGGGAACGTCGGCGGGAAGCGGAAGGCCGACGGCTACAACCAGCCGGACTCCAAGCGCCGGCAGACCAACAACCAGCAGAACTGGGGCTCCCAACCCATCGCCCAGCAACCGCTGCAGCAAGGGGGCGACTATTCCGGTAACTATGGTTACAATAATGACAACCAGGAATTTTATCAGGATTCTTACGGGCAACAATGGAAGTag